In Candidatus Eisenbacteria bacterium, the sequence CCTCGGCGCCCACGAGATTCCGGACGAGCACCGCGGCAGGCGCGAGGAGTACGTGACGCTCCTTCTTGAGACGATGATCCCCGCGATCGCGCGCGAGCATCTCGCGCGCTATTGCGACGTCTTCTGCGACCAAGGGGTGTTCACGGTGGAGGAAGCGCGCCGGATTCTTCGGCGTGGCCGCGAGCTGGGCTTGGGCGCCAAGCTCCACGCCGACGAGCTGGCCGACGTCGGCGCCGCGGCGCTCGCGGCGGAGATGCGCGCCGTTTCCGCGGACCATCTGCTCCACGCGTCGCCTGCAGGGCTCCGCGCGATGGGCGAGGCGGGCGTGATCGCGGTCCTCCTGCCGGGAACCGCCTTTACGCTCGGGCTGCCCTATGCACGCGCGCGGGTCATGGTCGAGATGGGGCTTCCGGTCGCGCTCGCGACGGACTTCAATCCCGGGACCACCATGTCCTCGTCCATGGCGATGGCGATGACGCTCGCGGTCACGCAGATGAAGCTCACCCCCGCGGAAGCGTGGATGGCCGCGACCGCCAACGCCGCGCACGCCGTCGGCGAAGGGGCCCGGCTCGGCCGGATTCAGCCAGGGTACCAGGCCGACCTTGTGCTGTTCGACGCCCGGGACTATCGGCACATCGCTTACCACTACGCCGAGGAGCACGTGAGGTCCGTGATCAAGAGGGGTGCGCTCGTGATGGATCGCCAGGATCGTTGTGGTTGCGCATGAAGGCACAACGCCAAGATACTGATGCGATGCCGGTTATATTGGTTGTGTCGATCCCCACGAAATCCGCGGATCTCGGTAAGGAGAGCGCATGAGCGAACTTGTGGAGTGCGTCCCCAACTTCAGTGAGGGCCGAAATTTGTCTGTAGTTAGGCAAATCGTTGCCGAAATTTCGAGCGATCGGTCGGTCCGGCTGCTGGACCAGGAGATGAACGCCGACCACAACCGGTGCGTCGTCACGTTCGTGGGGGAGGCTCAGGCCGTGGTGGAGGCGGCTCTTAGGGGGGTCCGGAAAGCGACCGAGCTGATCGACCTGCGCCGGCATCGGGGCGAGCATCCTCGCATGGGAGCCACCGACGTTCTGCCGTTCGTTCCGATCGGATCGACCCAACTGGAGCGGTGCGTGGAACTGGCGAAGCAGGCGGGAGAGCGGATCGCCGGCGAGCTCGGCATTCCGGTGTATCTCTACGAGGCCGCCGCGACCCGACCCTCCCGGCAGAATCTCGCGGACGTGAGGCGCGGGGAGTTCGAAGGATTGGCCCGGGAGATCGGGACGAACCCCGATCGGGCGCCCGATTTCGGCCCGCGCGCGATGCATCCGAGCGCGGGGGCGATCGCCGTGGGCGCGCGGATGCCGCTTCTGGCCTTCAACGTGAATCTGGGCACCAGGGACGTCGAGATCGCGAAGCGGATCGCCAAGGCGATCCGCTTCCAGTCGGGCGGGCTTCGCTACGTCAAAGCTCTCGGTTTCGAGCTCAAGGAGCGCGGCATCGTCCAGATCTCGATGAACCTCGTCAACACGTGGGGGACGCCCGTCCAGCGTGTCTTCGCGCTCATCCAGGATGAGGCGGACCGTTACGGCGTGGCGATTGTGGGGAGCGAGGTCGTCGGGCTCGTTTGCCAGGACGCCTTGATCGATGTCGCGGAACACCATTTGAGACTCGAGGGCTTCTCCCGGGATCAGATTCTGGAAAACCGGCTCGCCCGGCGCCTGGGCGCCACCGAGCAGACGGTTGCGGAGTTCCTGGAGGACGTGGCATCGGCATCACCCACGCCCGGTGGCGGAAGCGTGTCCGCCTTGGCCGGCGCGCTCGCTTCGGCGCTCTCGTCCATGGTCACGCGGCTGACGATCGGAAAACAGAAGTACGCCGAGCATGAGGCCCGGATGCTCGAGGTGAGCGCGGCGGCGGAATCGTTGCGCCGGGAGCTCGTCGACTTGGTGCAGGAAGACGCGCGCGCCTATGAAGCGTTCCGGGCGGCGGCGCGGCTCTCGCAGCGCACGCCGGATGAGATCGCGCTCCGGGAGAGGACGCTCGTGGAAGCGGCGCGGAACGCGGCGCTGGTTCCCCTTCGCACGGCGGAGGCATGCGTGCGCTCGCTCGAGCTGGCGCTCGACGTCGCGACGGTGGGAAACGCGAACGCGGTCAGCGACGCCGGGGTGGCGGCATGGCTCGCTCGCGCGGGCGCGGAGGGAGCGGCTTGGAACGTCCGGATCAACGTGGGGAGCTTGCCCGGGGCCGAGCGCTCGGACCTCGAATCGCGTGTCGAGCGCTCGCTCGCTCGCGCGAAGGAGCTTCTGGATTCGTGCGTCGCCCAGGTCGCCCGGCGGATGAAAGCGGAATGAGTCTCGACTTCTCGGCGGCAGGGAACGAGGGCTGAGCGTGGATCGGAACATGGCGATCAAGCGGAAGGCGCAGCAGCTCGTCCAAAAGGGCGACGTGAACGGCGCCATCGCCGAATACGAGAAGCTCTTCGAGGGAGGCGACAAGGACCCCTACGACTTCATCGTCGTGGCCGACCTCCTCGCGAAGCGCGGCTCCATGCAGGAAGCCGTGCGCCGCTATCGCCAGGCGGTCGACGAGTACGCGAAGAGCGAGCTCTACAAGAACGCGATCGCCGTATGCAAGAAGATCCTCCGCATCTCCAAGGAAGACCTCGCCATCCACCGCACGCTGGGAGAGCTGTACGCGAAGGAAGGGCTGTACGGGGACGCGCAGATTCATTATCTCGAGTTCGCCGAGGGCTCGATCCGGCGCCAGGATCATGACGCGGCGCTCGATGTGCTCGATGAGGTGCTCAAGCTTTCGGCCGATAATTTCGACCTCTCCGAAAAGTACGTCGAGATCGCGCTTCGCGCCGATCAGCCGGAGCGGGGCGGCCGCGAGCTCCTGAGGCGCGCGGAGCGCGCGAAGCTCACCGGACGGATCGATGAGGCCGAGGCGATCCGGGAGCGGGTCTCCACGCTCGCCCCCAGCCTGCTGACATCGTTCCCGGGAGCTCCCGGCGCCGCCGTGCCCGTTCCCACGGGAGCGCCCGGCGCCCCCGCACAGCCGGCGCGTCCGGAGGCGGGCCTGGAGCCCGGCGTGGAGGAGGCGGTCGATCGCGGTCTCGGCTTCGAACCCTCGTCACGCGCCATCGAACGCGAGCTCGCGACGCCGGTCGCCCCTCCGTCCCAGCGTGAAGAGGTGGCCGCGGCGTCCGGCGGCCCCCCATCCGTGCGCGAGCCGGAACCCGAGCTTCAGAGCCACGAGGAGCTGGCGCGCGGCTATCTCCAATCCGGAAACAAAGACCTTGCCGCCGAAGAATACTGGAAGGCGAGCGAGCTGGCGTTCTTCCGCGGGGATATGGCTCGCGCGCGGGAGCTTCTCTCGGCTCTGCTCGGCATCGAGCCCACCCACGAAGCGGCGCTTCGGCGTTTTGTGGATATCGCCGCGCGGGCGGGGGATGGCCCGGCGGAAGCCCGGGCGCGCTTCGAGCTGGGTGAGGTCTACCTCGCGCACGAAGAATGGGAACTCTCCCGCTTGGAATATCTCCGTTGCCTGGAGCTCGATCCCGAGAACGACCGCGCGCGCGGTCGGGTCCAGCGTCTCGACGCGCTCCTGAACGGCCGCCCGGAGGCCGGAGCCCCGATCGATCTCGACTCGCTTCCGGACGAGCGCCCCGCCTCGAGCGTGCGGGTGCGCGACGAGGAGCAGGTTCCTCCGAGCGGAGACCCGCTCATCGATCTCGAGGAGATCATCGACGAGTTCAAAGCCGGCGTCAGCGAGCGCATCTCCGGGGAAGACCACGAGAGCCACTACGACCTCGGCATGGCCTACATGGAAATGGGTCTCTACGACGAAGCGATCGGCGAGTTCCAGGTGGCCTCCAAGGGGAGCCCGATGGAGGTCAAGTGCCTGGAAATGATCGCCCTCTGCTTCCTCGAAAAGAACGAGCCGGCTTCGGCGGCACGCGAGCTGAGCCGGGCCCTCGAGCTTCCGGGGTACGGTCCCGAGGAGACGATCAGCATCCGATACAATCTCGCCGTGGCGAACGAGCGGCTCGGGAATCTCGACCGAGCGCTCCAGCATTTTGAAGAGGTCTACCTCTTGAACGTGGATTTCCTGAAGGTCGCAAGTAAGGTGAAAGAATTGAAGCAACGTCTTGCGCGCGCGGAAGATCGAGCCTGAGCATGTCGCGCATCGATCTCCACATGCATTCGAGCGCCTCGGACGGGTCCTTCACCCCGGACGCGGTGACGAGGACCGCGGCTTCGAACGGCGTCGAGATCTTCTCGCTCACCGATCACGACACCCTGGACGGACTTCCCGCCGCGGCTCTTTGCGCGAAGCAATGCGGCCTCCGGCTCATCCCGGGCGTGGAGCTATCCGTCAGCGAGGAGGCGATGGATGTTCACCTGCTCGCCTATGGGTTCGACGAGACCGATCCCACGCTCGGGGCGGCGGTCGCCCGCTATCGTGAAGGCCGCCGGGAACGCGCACGGAAAATTCTTTCGCGCTTGAAGGGGCTGGGCATCCGGATCTCGCTCGAGGAGATCGAGACGATCGCGCACGGCGGCTCGCTCGGGCGCCCGCACGTCGCGGAGGCGCTGCTCCGCGCGGGGCACGTCGAGTCGTTCAACGAGGCGTTCCAGCGCTATCTCGGACACCATGCTCCGGCCTATGTGCCGAAGCCTCGGGTCACGCTCGAGGAGGCATCCACGATCGTGCGCGACGCGGGCGGTGTCACGATCCTCGCGCATCCTGGAACCCTGAACCGCGATTACCTGATTCCGGCCTGGGCCCGGCGCGGCCTGGACGGGATCGAGGTTTGGCACTCGAAGCACGACGCCGCGGCGGTGGAGCGCTATCGCGGGTTCGCCCAGCTTCACGGCCTTCTCATGACGGGAGGCTCGGATTATCACGGCGAGCGGACGCCCGGGATCACGATCGGGAGCGTCGAGGTGCCGGACGAAATCCTGAAGCCTCTCGACGCCCTCTTGAAGACCCGCCGCCCCGTCCGCTCGCGCTCGTAGAGGCGGGCTCAGGGTTCGTCGCCGCCCGCCGGCGCCCCGGACCGTCGTTGCGCATCGAAGATGCATCTGGTACGTTTTCCCTCGCCTCCTCCCGATGCGAACCATCGTTCTGAGCTCCTCCCTCATCGCCTTTTCGGTCGCGTGCGGCTA encodes:
- a CDS encoding tetratricopeptide repeat protein; its protein translation is MAIKRKAQQLVQKGDVNGAIAEYEKLFEGGDKDPYDFIVVADLLAKRGSMQEAVRRYRQAVDEYAKSELYKNAIAVCKKILRISKEDLAIHRTLGELYAKEGLYGDAQIHYLEFAEGSIRRQDHDAALDVLDEVLKLSADNFDLSEKYVEIALRADQPERGGRELLRRAERAKLTGRIDEAEAIRERVSTLAPSLLTSFPGAPGAAVPVPTGAPGAPAQPARPEAGLEPGVEEAVDRGLGFEPSSRAIERELATPVAPPSQREEVAAASGGPPSVREPEPELQSHEELARGYLQSGNKDLAAEEYWKASELAFFRGDMARARELLSALLGIEPTHEAALRRFVDIAARAGDGPAEARARFELGEVYLAHEEWELSRLEYLRCLELDPENDRARGRVQRLDALLNGRPEAGAPIDLDSLPDERPASSVRVRDEEQVPPSGDPLIDLEEIIDEFKAGVSERISGEDHESHYDLGMAYMEMGLYDEAIGEFQVASKGSPMEVKCLEMIALCFLEKNEPASAARELSRALELPGYGPEETISIRYNLAVANERLGNLDRALQHFEEVYLLNVDFLKVASKVKELKQRLARAEDRA
- a CDS encoding imidazolonepropionase, which produces MTCDLLIVSAAQLVTAGEAQGPLLGHALDHPLLLEDAGVACVGGRIAAVGTTAEVLARYPERDATRVIDARGLLLAPGFVDCHTHLPFAGTREMEFDARARGETYAAIAEKGGGIRASVRRLRATSEDELAGSVTKRLERLLSQGTTTVEAKSGYGLSLDEERKQLQALRRAGERSPVEVIPTFLGAHEIPDEHRGRREEYVTLLLETMIPAIAREHLARYCDVFCDQGVFTVEEARRILRRGRELGLGAKLHADELADVGAAALAAEMRAVSADHLLHASPAGLRAMGEAGVIAVLLPGTAFTLGLPYARARVMVEMGLPVALATDFNPGTTMSSSMAMAMTLAVTQMKLTPAEAWMAATANAAHAVGEGARLGRIQPGYQADLVLFDARDYRHIAYHYAEEHVRSVIKRGALVMDRQDRCGCA
- a CDS encoding PHP domain-containing protein — encoded protein: MSRIDLHMHSSASDGSFTPDAVTRTAASNGVEIFSLTDHDTLDGLPAAALCAKQCGLRLIPGVELSVSEEAMDVHLLAYGFDETDPTLGAAVARYREGRRERARKILSRLKGLGIRISLEEIETIAHGGSLGRPHVAEALLRAGHVESFNEAFQRYLGHHAPAYVPKPRVTLEEASTIVRDAGGVTILAHPGTLNRDYLIPAWARRGLDGIEVWHSKHDAAAVERYRGFAQLHGLLMTGGSDYHGERTPGITIGSVEVPDEILKPLDALLKTRRPVRSRS